In Sphingobacterium sp. SRCM116780, the genomic stretch AAACGGACACTTATTGAAACACGAATATTCAAAAAGAGGGATTATTTATTTCCAATTCCAAATAATGAAGTATTAAAAAATGAAAATTTAATTCAAAATGTGGGTTGGTAACCTTTGGTTTATTTTTCGATTGAAACACAGTTTCATTACGGTTTAACTTTCTACAGGCATAAAAAAGCGAGTGGACAAGATCTTGTCCACTCGCTTTTTTATGCGTTTTAAGTAAAATATCTATATATTTATCCTTGCACTGTGTGAATATTTTGGACAATGGTAAAACGTTTAATTGCTATATTATCTCTATTTTTTCTTGTTTTGGATGGATTTGCTCAAGACTTGGGCGATAGCTCCGACGTATATAGAAAGCTTGATTATGTAATGGAAAATCAGGATCTCTACATAAAAAAAAGAGAAGATAGAATTGTGCAACTCAAGCAAGAGGCAAATTTGGTACAGAAAGATGCACGTTTGTATCTTCAAAAGAATTACGAAATATTTAAAAACTATAAGAAATTTCAATCCGATTCAGCCCTGCGTTATATTACCTTTTGTAAACAGTTGGCATTGTCCGAACCTGATTCTGTTCGTATCGTTATTCATTTAGATTTAGCTTGGATTTATTCGACTATAGGACGATATATTGAAGCATCAGATTTATTGAAACAACTGAAACCAACTGCTTTACCTCGAACATTATTGCCTAAATATTACGATACCTATAGTGCTTTCTATAGTCATTATGGACAAAGTAATAACCATCAGGAATATTATCAGGCGAGTGAACGTTATCGCGATTCATTGCTGTTGGTACTCGATCCTACATCAGCGGAATATAAAAATACTTTTGCCATCAAAACGCTATTTAAAGGACAACGGGAAGAAGCTAAAAAATTATTCGAAGCGATGTGGGCTGAAAATAGAGAAGATAAGGAACAAACAGCGTTGATTGCTTATTTTATTGGTTTGATATACAAACAAGAAAAAAATATCCTTGCGCAACGATATTATTTTGCGCGTTCGGGCATCGCCGATATCGAAATCGCTAATCGCGATAATGCTTCTTTGCAAGATTTAGCCTTAACGTATTATGAGCTACGTGATTTTGATCATGCATTTAAGTTTATTGAAAAAGCAATTGATGATGCCATGGGCTGCAATGTTCGCTATCGTATTGTAGAAGGGACTTCTTTTTATCCAATTATCAATGCTGCCTATCAGAAAAAAATTAATACCCAAAATAAGCAACTACAAGTAATGCTTGTCGTCATCAGCTTTTTATCCCTCGTATTAATCATGGGATTGGTCATTATCTTCAGACAAGTGCAAAGATTGAGAAAGATTCGCGAGGAACTTTCAATAACCAATAGCAATTTGAGGAAATTGAATGAAGAAATCAATTATAAAAACACCCAACTTTCGGAGTCCAACCATATTAAGGAAGAGTATATCGCTCAGTTTTTTGATCTCTGCTCTAATTATATTGACAAAATGGAAGATATTCGAAAAGCACTTTTAAAGAAAGCAAGTAATCAACAATGGGATGCTATTAAGGAACAATTAAAATCCACACAAATGGTGGAAAGAGAAGTGCAACAACTGTATATTAATTTTGATCGTATTTTTTTAAATCTATACCCTTCATTTGTTTCTGATTTTAATGAACTCTTATTAAGTGATGAACAAATTTTACCCAAAAAAGGAGAATTCTTAAATACCGAACTACGCATCTTTGCATTGATTCGACTGGGGATTATAGACAGTGTGAAGATCGCTAGTTTCTTACGTTATTCACTTCGCACAGTTTATAATTATCGCACCAAAGTACGTAATAAAGCAATCGGAAATCGAGATGATTTTGAGGATCGTGTTCGCCAAATTGCTGTAATTGACCGTTCTTAAGCGTAAAACTAGTACTTTTTAGACACTTAATTGTTTTTCAATTTGCTGATAGTCATTGTTTTAAAAAAATAATCCAGTACTTTTTAAACTTAACCACTTTCATACTGCTCAGGGTTCTAGTAGCTTTGGTATAGTAATGGAGCAGGGAACTCTATTGCTATTTTGAGTAACTCTCAAACTAAATTATAATAACCAATTTTTATAAATTCATATGATTTTCTTTACTAAGAAAGCAACTCTTTTTATTTGGGTAACTTGTTTCTTGGCGATGATTAGTTCATCCTTCGCTCAAGGTCAAGTACAGATCAATGGACGCGTATTAGATGCGCAAGATCAGAAACCCTTGGGAGGAGTTACGATTGTTCAAAAAGGAACAACAAACGGTGTGTCTTCTAAGGAAGATGGACACTTTCAGATCTCCGTTCCATCGGGAAGTATTTTGTTATTGACCTACGTAGGTTATGAAACAAAAGAGGTGCAGGCCAGTCAATCGAATTTAACAGTGCAGTTAAGTGCTTCAACTAATGTCTTGGAAGATGTGGTTGTAATCGGTTATGGTTCTGTCAAACGAAAAGATGTGACAACGGCTATATCTTCCGTATCGACGAAAGACTTGGAGAAAAGACCCATTGTCAATGTTGGTCAGGCGATCCAAGGGAAAGCTGCGGGTGTTGCGGTCATACAACCTAATGGTGCTCCTGGCGCAGAAATGGCAATTCGTGTCCGTGGAACAACTTCATTTAATGGTAGTAATGATCCTTTATATGTAGTAGATGGAATACCTGTCGATAATATTAAGTTTTTGACACCCAATGATATAACAGATATTCAAATTCTCAAGGATGCTTCTTCTGCTGCTATTTATGGTTCAAGAGGTGCTAATGGAGTTGTTTTGATTACGACTAAAACGGGAAAAGTTGGCGAGGGAAAAATTACATTTGGAGCTCAAGTAACGTCGAATATTGTTAATAATACAGTAGAAGTGCTGAATACGGATCAATATCGAGATCTTCAAAACGAGATTGGTATGATCAACTTGCCTGTTGGATTGACCGATCAAACAGATTGGTTTAAAGAAACATATAAAACAGGGGTTCAACAAAACTATCAATTGACGATTTCTGATGGTACTGAAAAATTAAGGTATTATTTATCAGGGGGATATACCTATGATAAAGGGACGTTAAAAGGTGCATTTTTCAAGAAGTATAATTTTAAAGCAAATATTGATAATCAACTCCGTAAATGGTTAAAAGTAAATGCAAATATTACGTATTCGGATTACAACGACAACGGTATCACTTCTGGCTTAGGTTCTAATAGAGGGGGCGTTGTTACTTCGGTTATCACCACGCCAACCTATGCTCCTATTTGGGATCAAACTAATCCAGATCGTTATTATAATAATTTCTATGGGATCAATAATATTACAAGTCCAATAGAGAATTTGGCTAGAACAAAATATAACAACAACCGTGAAAATAGACTATTGGCATCAGGAAGTGCATTGATCACTTTTATGCCCAATTTGAATTTAAAGTCTTCTTTTAGTTTGGATAGAAGGAATGGCCTATTAACGACTTTCTTAGATCCTTTGACAACGGCTTGGGGTAGAAATCAATATGGTGAGGCATCCGATATTCGTAATATGAATACTGTATTGACTTGGGATAATGTCTTGACTTACAATAAGAACTTTGGTAAGCATAATATAGAAGCAATGGCAGGTTCGTCTTGGACAGATTCAAAATATACAAATAGTTATATAAACGGGTCTCATTATGCGAATGGTATTATTCAGACATTGAATGCGGCCAATAGGATTGCATGGGATGGCACGGGATCTGGTGGTTCAAATTGGGGAATTATGTCTTACTTCGCACGTGCCATGTATAATTATGATGGTAAATATTTAATAACGGCCAATATGCGTGCTGATGGTTCTTCTAAATTAAATCCAAACGATCGTTGGGGCTATTTCCCTTCTGTTTCAGCAGCATGGAGACTTTCCTCAGAAGATTTTATGAAAGATCTGGACTGGATTAATGATTTGAAAATAAGAGGGGGTTGGGGACAAACAGGTAATCAATCAGGATTAGGGGATTATTCTTATTTGGCTTTTAATGGTATCGAACGCATCGAATGGTTTAAAGTTGGACAAGAGAATGCTATTCCAAATATTACACAACCAACCACATTAAGAGCGACAGATTTGACTTGGGAAACAACGACACAAGCAAACGTCGGGGTAGATATAGCTGCTTTTCAAAATAGATTGACATTAACATTGGATTACTACCATAAAAAAACAACTAATATGTTAATGGAAGTTACTCTTCCTGCAGGATCAGCGGCAGCGAGTGTAATTAAACGTAACGAAGGGGAAATGACGAATAAGGGATTTGAAATTACCCTTGGTTCGAAAAATTTAAGAGGAAACTTGACTTGGAACACGGATTTTAATATCTCATTTAATAAAAATCGTTTAGATAAATTGGTATTAAGTCAACTTTATAATGATGCAATGACCAATGATAATGTGCATGATTATGCTGTTAGAAATG encodes the following:
- a CDS encoding DUF6377 domain-containing protein; this encodes MVKRLIAILSLFFLVLDGFAQDLGDSSDVYRKLDYVMENQDLYIKKREDRIVQLKQEANLVQKDARLYLQKNYEIFKNYKKFQSDSALRYITFCKQLALSEPDSVRIVIHLDLAWIYSTIGRYIEASDLLKQLKPTALPRTLLPKYYDTYSAFYSHYGQSNNHQEYYQASERYRDSLLLVLDPTSAEYKNTFAIKTLFKGQREEAKKLFEAMWAENREDKEQTALIAYFIGLIYKQEKNILAQRYYFARSGIADIEIANRDNASLQDLALTYYELRDFDHAFKFIEKAIDDAMGCNVRYRIVEGTSFYPIINAAYQKKINTQNKQLQVMLVVISFLSLVLIMGLVIIFRQVQRLRKIREELSITNSNLRKLNEEINYKNTQLSESNHIKEEYIAQFFDLCSNYIDKMEDIRKALLKKASNQQWDAIKEQLKSTQMVEREVQQLYINFDRIFLNLYPSFVSDFNELLLSDEQILPKKGEFLNTELRIFALIRLGIIDSVKIASFLRYSLRTVYNYRTKVRNKAIGNRDDFEDRVRQIAVIDRS
- a CDS encoding SusC/RagA family TonB-linked outer membrane protein produces the protein MIFFTKKATLFIWVTCFLAMISSSFAQGQVQINGRVLDAQDQKPLGGVTIVQKGTTNGVSSKEDGHFQISVPSGSILLLTYVGYETKEVQASQSNLTVQLSASTNVLEDVVVIGYGSVKRKDVTTAISSVSTKDLEKRPIVNVGQAIQGKAAGVAVIQPNGAPGAEMAIRVRGTTSFNGSNDPLYVVDGIPVDNIKFLTPNDITDIQILKDASSAAIYGSRGANGVVLITTKTGKVGEGKITFGAQVTSNIVNNTVEVLNTDQYRDLQNEIGMINLPVGLTDQTDWFKETYKTGVQQNYQLTISDGTEKLRYYLSGGYTYDKGTLKGAFFKKYNFKANIDNQLRKWLKVNANITYSDYNDNGITSGLGSNRGGVVTSVITTPTYAPIWDQTNPDRYYNNFYGINNITSPIENLARTKYNNNRENRLLASGSALITFMPNLNLKSSFSLDRRNGLLTTFLDPLTTAWGRNQYGEASDIRNMNTVLTWDNVLTYNKNFGKHNIEAMAGSSWTDSKYTNSYINGSHYANGIIQTLNAANRIAWDGTGSGGSNWGIMSYFARAMYNYDGKYLITANMRADGSSKLNPNDRWGYFPSVSAAWRLSSEDFMKDLDWINDLKIRGGWGQTGNQSGLGDYSYLAFNGIERIEWFKVGQENAIPNITQPTTLRATDLTWETTTQANVGVDIAAFQNRLTLTLDYYHKKTTNMLMEVTLPAGSAAASVIKRNEGEMTNKGFEITLGSKNLRGNLTWNTDFNISFNKNRLDKLVLSQLYNDAMTNDNVHDYAVRNEPGRALGGFFGYISDGVNPETGQLMYRDLNGDDKISSSDRTYIGDPNPKFTYGMTNNFSWKNFDLSIFIQGTYGNDIFNASRMETEGMYDGRNQTTVVLDRWKVPGQITNVPKAGFDMKNSTYFVEDGSYLRVKNISLGYSIAPERLKHIGIQKIQPYFSASNLLTWTKYSGMDPEVNQYGNSGRVQGIDWGTYPQSRSFVVGVNVEF